From Deferrisoma camini S3R1, the proteins below share one genomic window:
- a CDS encoding ABC transporter permease, producing MSPRIRELALMALADLARHPFRTAVVGACLAAALVPYLAGLAMVRGLEREARVSLAAGADLYVTGEAFGRTRPLDAAMAEAIRAVPGVERVAARITGRAYVGGALALVLGVEGPAAWPAVPRAGRGIEGPGEVLVGAEIARALSLSPRDLLTFPRDPAEVFTVAGVFPPAAGLWSRDAVVMGLGDAQDLFGRPGQVTEFLVWVRPGFADTVASRIRALNGIGSVRIQDRALVGALVEAGYGTSGGLFTALFWAAFACSVLAMWVVLGFSAGERGREVGLLKALGWYTEEVLALVALENGLSALLAASGSVVLAWLWVGPGRGAFLAPYFVRGLPPVPLAGLPYRFGPALLLAAVVLSETLVLTAALVPTWRLARRPPLEAGT from the coding sequence GTGAGCCCGCGGATCCGGGAGCTGGCCCTCATGGCCCTGGCCGACCTGGCCCGGCACCCCTTCCGCACGGCCGTGGTGGGCGCGTGCCTGGCGGCCGCCCTGGTGCCCTATCTGGCCGGGCTGGCCATGGTGCGAGGGTTGGAGCGGGAGGCCCGGGTCTCCCTGGCCGCGGGCGCGGACCTGTACGTCACGGGTGAGGCGTTCGGCCGAACGAGGCCCCTCGATGCGGCGATGGCCGAGGCGATCCGGGCGGTGCCCGGGGTGGAGCGGGTGGCGGCCCGGATCACCGGGCGCGCGTACGTCGGCGGGGCCCTCGCCCTGGTGCTCGGGGTGGAGGGGCCCGCCGCCTGGCCGGCGGTGCCCCGGGCGGGCCGGGGGATCGAGGGGCCGGGGGAGGTGCTGGTGGGCGCCGAGATCGCCCGGGCCTTGAGCCTGTCTCCGCGGGATCTCCTCACCTTTCCCCGGGATCCCGCCGAGGTGTTCACCGTGGCCGGGGTCTTCCCCCCGGCCGCGGGCCTGTGGAGCCGGGATGCGGTGGTGATGGGCCTGGGCGATGCCCAGGACCTGTTCGGTCGCCCGGGTCAGGTGACGGAGTTCCTGGTGTGGGTGCGGCCGGGGTTCGCCGACACGGTGGCCTCCCGCATCCGGGCCCTGAACGGCATCGGTTCGGTGCGCATCCAGGACCGGGCCCTGGTCGGGGCCCTGGTGGAGGCGGGGTACGGCACCAGCGGCGGGCTGTTCACGGCCCTGTTCTGGGCCGCCTTCGCCTGCTCGGTCCTGGCCATGTGGGTGGTGCTGGGGTTCTCGGCCGGGGAGAGGGGACGGGAGGTCGGCCTGCTCAAGGCACTGGGATGGTACACCGAGGAGGTGCTGGCCCTGGTGGCCCTGGAGAACGGGCTTTCCGCCCTGCTGGCGGCATCGGGTTCCGTGGTTCTCGCCTGGCTGTGGGTGGGGCCGGGAAGGGGGGCGTTCCTGGCGCCCTACTTCGTCCGGGGGCTGCCGCCGGTTCCCCTGGCGGGCCTTCCCTACCGGTTCGGCCCGGCCCTGCTCCTGGCCGCGGTGGTCCTGTCGGAGACGCTCGTGCTCACGGCCGCGCTCGTGCCCACGTGGCGCCTGGCCCGGCGGCCGCCCCTGGAGGCGGGCACGTGA
- a CDS encoding ABC transporter ATP-binding protein, with protein sequence MIPVRAEGVEKVFRSRGGHRVTALAGVDVEVPAGGFLFVTGPSGSGKTTLLHVLAGLLRPDRGEVWWGEDRITGLPEPRVTRLRRRLAGFAFQRDRYLERARVWENVTVLLAAQGVGRRQRRARALEQLGRLGLADWADHYPWELSGGQRQRVALARALVHGPGVLFADEPAAQVDPDTAGLVEAVLREENARGVTVVVASHEALGAKPGDRMIRLEPSGRRGGAAWRSSS encoded by the coding sequence GTGATCCCGGTGCGGGCGGAAGGGGTGGAGAAGGTGTTCCGGTCCCGGGGCGGCCACCGGGTGACGGCCCTGGCGGGGGTGGACGTGGAGGTGCCTGCCGGCGGGTTCCTGTTCGTGACCGGCCCGTCCGGGTCGGGGAAGACCACCCTCCTGCACGTGCTCGCGGGACTCCTCCGGCCCGACCGGGGGGAGGTGTGGTGGGGGGAGGACCGGATCACCGGGCTGCCGGAGCCCCGGGTGACCCGGCTGCGCCGGCGGCTCGCGGGGTTCGCCTTCCAGCGCGATCGGTACCTGGAACGGGCCCGGGTGTGGGAGAACGTGACCGTCCTGCTGGCGGCGCAGGGGGTCGGCCGCCGGCAGCGGAGGGCCCGGGCCCTGGAGCAGCTCGGCCGCCTGGGGCTGGCGGACTGGGCGGACCACTACCCGTGGGAGCTGTCAGGGGGGCAGCGACAGCGGGTGGCCCTGGCCCGGGCCCTGGTCCACGGGCCCGGCGTCCTGTTCGCGGACGAGCCGGCGGCCCAGGTGGACCCGGACACGGCCGGCCTCGTCGAGGCGGTCCTGCGCGAGGAGAACGCCCGGGGGGTGACGGTGGTGGTGGCGAGCCACGAGGCCCTGGGGGCAAAGCCGGGGGATCGGATGATCCGTCTCGAGCCCTCCGGCCGGCGAGGTGGTGCGGCGTGGCGTTCGTCCAGTTGA
- a CDS encoding branched-chain amino acid ABC transporter permease → METARPVAKGGLTARDAWGAQRVLVWAPRVGAAAVLAALVTLPPHLGYFNQIFLSEILVWALFAMSFDLVYGYTGLLSFGQSLFFGAGGYAVAMGVSRMDLSALPCLGLAVAVGAALALVVGFVAVRVSGIHFVLITIIFALIGFLVAQRWVWLTGGDDGMTFACPPLVLGGWEVSIAKPIRGYYFTLAVVCAGALALARLVTSPLGRVLRGVRENELRMGLLGYDERLYKLCAFVVAGATAGLAGGLFAILSRFSNPAFLHWTTSGKAVVWTIVGGPGTLAGPALGTALLMMIEHLARRVMQGSELVVGAILIVSVLVAPQGIVGMWRKWVRARERK, encoded by the coding sequence GTGGAGACCGCACGGCCTGTTGCAAAAGGCGGCCTGACGGCCCGAGATGCCTGGGGCGCCCAGCGGGTGCTCGTGTGGGCCCCGCGGGTCGGAGCGGCCGCGGTGCTCGCCGCCCTGGTGACGTTGCCGCCCCACCTCGGGTACTTCAACCAGATCTTCCTGAGCGAGATCCTGGTGTGGGCCCTGTTCGCCATGTCGTTCGACCTGGTGTACGGCTACACGGGGCTGCTGAGCTTCGGCCAGAGCCTGTTCTTCGGGGCGGGGGGGTATGCCGTGGCCATGGGGGTGAGCCGGATGGACCTCTCGGCCCTGCCGTGCCTCGGGCTGGCCGTGGCCGTGGGGGCTGCGCTTGCCCTGGTGGTGGGGTTCGTGGCGGTACGGGTGTCGGGCATCCATTTCGTGCTCATCACCATCATCTTCGCCCTGATCGGGTTCCTGGTGGCCCAGCGGTGGGTGTGGCTCACCGGCGGGGACGACGGCATGACCTTCGCCTGCCCGCCCCTGGTCCTGGGGGGCTGGGAGGTGTCGATCGCCAAGCCGATCCGCGGGTACTACTTCACGCTGGCGGTGGTCTGCGCCGGTGCCCTGGCCCTGGCCCGGCTGGTCACGAGCCCCCTGGGCCGGGTGCTCCGGGGGGTGCGGGAGAACGAGCTGCGCATGGGGCTCCTGGGCTACGACGAGCGGCTGTACAAGCTGTGCGCGTTCGTGGTGGCCGGGGCCACGGCCGGGCTGGCCGGGGGGCTGTTCGCCATCCTGAGCCGGTTCTCCAACCCGGCGTTCCTCCACTGGACCACCTCGGGCAAGGCCGTGGTGTGGACCATCGTGGGCGGCCCCGGCACCCTGGCCGGCCCGGCCCTGGGCACCGCCCTGCTCATGATGATCGAACACCTGGCCCGGCGGGTGATGCAGGGAAGCGAGCTGGTGGTGGGGGCGATCCTGATCGTGTCGGTGCTCGTGGCGCCCCAGGGCATCGTGGGCATGTGGCGGAAGTGGGTCCGGGCCCGGGAGCGAAAGTGA
- a CDS encoding vitamin B12 dependent-methionine synthase activation domain-containing protein codes for MTSEPEEPVLSAEPDRTEVLRLLGMHRRRGAPGEVLRRLDELWGEGVSSLRPRVWEVEVPIREVGRTGVTVGDGVFLRSRRLARALGEAVRARVFVVTVGHGPDRLIQRWTTQGRVADAFFLDAFASAAVESLVERYYRSTAELAAGQGLGVTLRFSPGYCDWPVQDQRSLFSLFRDEDLGVSLTESCFMTPRKSVSGVFGLAPARPGRVGPPPAYNPCADCGKHDCTARRAATATPDPPAPLEGAGP; via the coding sequence GTGACGTCCGAGCCTGAAGAACCGGTCCTGTCGGCCGAGCCGGACCGCACGGAGGTGCTGCGTCTGCTCGGAATGCACCGCCGCCGCGGAGCGCCCGGGGAGGTCCTGCGGCGGCTGGACGAGCTGTGGGGCGAGGGGGTCTCGTCGCTCCGGCCCCGGGTGTGGGAGGTCGAGGTCCCCATCCGCGAGGTGGGACGCACAGGGGTGACCGTGGGGGACGGCGTGTTCCTCCGCAGCCGCCGGCTGGCCCGGGCCCTGGGAGAGGCGGTGCGCGCGAGGGTGTTCGTGGTCACGGTGGGGCACGGCCCCGATCGCCTCATCCAGCGCTGGACCACGCAAGGCCGCGTTGCCGACGCGTTCTTCCTGGACGCGTTCGCGTCCGCTGCCGTGGAGTCCCTGGTGGAGCGGTACTACCGCTCGACCGCGGAGCTCGCCGCCGGGCAGGGGCTGGGGGTCACGCTCCGGTTCAGCCCGGGGTACTGCGACTGGCCCGTGCAGGACCAGCGCAGCCTCTTCTCGTTGTTTCGGGACGAGGACCTGGGGGTCTCTCTGACCGAGTCCTGCTTCATGACCCCGCGCAAGTCGGTGAGCGGGGTGTTCGGCCTGGCTCCGGCCCGCCCGGGCCGGGTCGGCCCACCCCCGGCCTACAACCCGTGCGCGGACTGCGGCAAGCACGACTGCACCGCACGCCGGGCCGCCACGGCTACTCCGGACCCTCCTGCCCCCCTCGAAGGCGCAGGCCCGTGA
- a CDS encoding nitrous oxide reductase accessory protein NosL, which produces MVHTLRRTVTILGLAVWFLTATAVAAEGGRCAKCGMALAGHGHTRFELVLADGTRAVTCGVQCGLMLARSRGVQRAWATDFISGKRIDATRAWYVVGSAAVPDMAPGLIAFASREDAERFRQGFGGRVLDWEAARKASEGPMGAGLGHRSR; this is translated from the coding sequence ATGGTACACACCCTGCGGCGCACCGTCACGATCTTGGGTCTCGCGGTCTGGTTCCTCACGGCAACGGCCGTGGCCGCCGAGGGCGGCCGATGCGCCAAGTGCGGCATGGCCCTGGCGGGGCACGGCCACACGAGGTTCGAGCTCGTTCTGGCCGACGGCACCCGGGCGGTGACCTGCGGCGTCCAGTGTGGGCTGATGCTCGCGCGATCCCGGGGCGTGCAGCGGGCCTGGGCCACGGACTTCATCTCCGGCAAACGCATCGACGCCACCCGGGCCTGGTACGTGGTGGGGTCGGCCGCGGTTCCCGACATGGCTCCCGGCTTGATCGCCTTTGCCAGCCGGGAGGACGCGGAGAGGTTCCGGCAGGGGTTCGGCGGGCGGGTGCTGGACTGGGAGGCCGCCCGGAAGGCCTCGGAAGGCCCGATGGGCGCTGGGCTGGGGCACCGGTCGAGGTGA
- a CDS encoding ABC transporter ATP-binding protein, which produces MLKVEGLHAFYGKSHVLHGVDLEVGPGELVGLLGRNGMGKTTTLKAVMGLVRPARGRVEFRGEDLRSLKAHQIPGRGIALVPQGRGLFPELTVLENLRIAHPRGRPDPERLDQVFEYFPRLRERSSQKAGTLSGGEQQMLAIGRALVPNPRLILFDEPSEGLMPLLVRAIHETVRAINAMGVGAVLVEQNVRAALSMCHRVYILEGGRTVWRGRPDELDDATQQAYLGVG; this is translated from the coding sequence GTGCTGAAGGTGGAGGGCCTGCACGCGTTCTACGGAAAGAGCCACGTGCTCCACGGGGTGGACCTGGAGGTGGGGCCGGGGGAGCTGGTGGGGCTGCTGGGGCGCAACGGCATGGGCAAGACCACCACCCTGAAGGCGGTGATGGGACTGGTCCGGCCCGCCCGGGGGCGGGTGGAGTTCCGGGGCGAGGACCTCCGATCCCTGAAGGCCCACCAGATCCCGGGAAGGGGCATCGCCCTGGTGCCCCAGGGCCGGGGGCTGTTCCCCGAGCTGACCGTGCTGGAGAACCTGCGGATCGCCCACCCGCGGGGCCGGCCCGATCCGGAGCGGCTCGATCAGGTGTTCGAGTACTTCCCCCGGCTGAGGGAGCGCAGCTCCCAGAAGGCCGGCACCCTGTCCGGCGGCGAGCAGCAGATGCTGGCCATCGGCCGGGCCCTCGTGCCCAACCCCCGGCTGATCCTGTTCGACGAGCCGAGCGAGGGGCTGATGCCGCTGTTGGTTCGGGCGATCCACGAGACCGTCCGGGCCATCAACGCCATGGGGGTGGGTGCGGTGCTGGTGGAGCAGAACGTGCGGGCCGCCCTGTCCATGTGCCATCGGGTCTACATCCTGGAGGGCGGGCGGACCGTGTGGCGCGGCCGGCCGGACGAGCTGGACGATGCCACCCAACAGGCGTACCTGGGGGTGGGCTGA
- a CDS encoding ABC transporter ATP-binding protein, which produces MTEDRSYLEVQEVQKSFGGLMALQEVTLRVPPGELRALIGPNGAGKTTLMNVITGRYAPDRGSVRLGGREIAGLPPHRIARLGVARTMQITSVFPGLTAYENLWLAVAARRRIKSAWVSARRWGPEHRRARELLEFLDLGAKADWPAAELAYGEQRLLEIGLALAREPRVLLLDEPAAGLSAREVAVVVEKIRELAPGRTILLIEHDMDLVMNLAERVTVLHYGKVLAEGTPEEIRANAEVQRVYLGGWQPC; this is translated from the coding sequence ATGACCGAAGACCGAAGTTACTTGGAAGTCCAAGAGGTCCAGAAGTCCTTCGGCGGGCTCATGGCCCTTCAGGAGGTGACGCTGCGGGTGCCGCCGGGGGAGCTGCGGGCCCTGATCGGGCCCAACGGCGCCGGAAAGACCACCCTCATGAACGTGATCACGGGCCGCTACGCCCCGGACCGGGGCAGCGTCCGGCTGGGCGGACGGGAGATCGCGGGCCTGCCTCCCCACCGGATCGCCCGACTCGGCGTGGCCCGCACCATGCAGATCACCTCGGTGTTCCCCGGCCTCACGGCCTACGAGAACCTCTGGCTGGCCGTGGCGGCCAGGCGCCGGATCAAGAGCGCGTGGGTCTCGGCCCGGCGGTGGGGGCCGGAGCATCGCCGGGCCCGGGAGCTCCTGGAGTTCCTGGACCTGGGGGCCAAGGCCGACTGGCCGGCGGCCGAGCTCGCCTACGGGGAGCAGCGGCTCCTGGAGATCGGCCTGGCCCTGGCCCGGGAGCCCCGGGTCCTGCTGCTGGACGAGCCCGCGGCCGGGCTCTCGGCGCGGGAGGTGGCGGTGGTGGTCGAGAAGATCCGCGAGCTGGCGCCGGGCCGCACCATCCTCCTGATCGAGCACGACATGGACCTGGTGATGAACCTGGCGGAACGGGTCACGGTGCTCCACTACGGCAAGGTGCTGGCCGAGGGGACCCCCGAGGAGATCCGGGCCAACGCCGAGGTGCAAAGGGTGTACCTGGGAGGGTGGCAGCCGTGCTGA